The following proteins come from a genomic window of Miscanthus floridulus cultivar M001 chromosome 2, ASM1932011v1, whole genome shotgun sequence:
- the LOC136539478 gene encoding ethylene-responsive transcription factor ERF026-like has product MEEQRQEERRTVSTTCGGRRARAETRHPVYRGVRLRAGKWVSEIRELRKPTRIWLGTYPKPEMAAAAYDAAALALRGAGTALNFPDAAMSRPAPASASAEDVRAAAAAAAAAMADLDSRHGRSGTRHDELHGHSCGGADEIMRHGGGAGGAMAAGVVDEDDLFEMPRLMLSMAEGLMMSPPVLGPSAAEMEADEEGVSLWDHS; this is encoded by the coding sequence ATGGAGGAGCAGAGGCAGGAGGAGCGGAGGACCGTGTCGACGACGTGCGGCGGGCGGCGCGCGAGGGCGGAGACGCGGCACCCGGTGTACCGCGGGGTGCGGCTGCGGGCGGGCAAGTGGGTGTCGGAGATCCGGGAGCTCCGGAAGCCCACCAGGATCTGGCTCGGCACGTACCCAAAGCCCGAGATGGCCGCCGCGGCCTACGACGCCGCCGCATTGGCGCTGCGGGGCGCCGGCACGGCGCTCAACTTCCCCGACGCCGCCATGTCGCGGCCGGCGCCCGCGTCCGCGTCCGCGGAGGACGTCCGGGCCGCGGCTGCTGCGGCCGCGGCCGCGATGGCGGACTTGGACAGCCGCCACGGAAGAAGCGGTACTCGGCACGACGAGCTGCATGGACACAGTTGTGGCGGTGCTGACGAGATCATGCGCCACGGCGGTGGCGCAGGCGGCGCCATGGCGGCGGGCGTCGTGGACGAGGACGACCTGTTCGAGATGCCGCGGTTGATGTTGAGCATGGCGGAGGGGTTGATGATGAGCCCGCCGGTGCTGGGCCCTTCGGCGGCGGAGATGGAAGCCGACGAGGAAGGCGTCAGCCTGTGGGATCACTCCTGA